In Betta splendens chromosome 1, fBetSpl5.4, whole genome shotgun sequence, the genomic stretch GGATGCTTGCATCCTTTGTCAGGTGCAGTGAGACATGAATAGACAGTGAGTGAGAGGTAATTACTAGATGGTCGTCATTGTGTGCAATTTTAGCAGTACTGCAGGATTAGGGTGGTAaaaagaagctgtttttttgcaaaacttctttttttgtttttttttttgtattattgttGATTATTATTTAATCTTACAAACTTACAGTACTTAGAATCGTATAAGGTTGTTATACAACTGACATGCAGCATACATATCCTCCCAAAAGtttctttgatttgatttgaatcAACCACCTAAAGCAAGTGCTTCTTGTATGAACTGCAAAGGAAAGAAAGGCAGTTTGAGTAAGAGAGAAGTGAGCTGAGATGTCACTGTACAGTGTACGTGCCTCTGGAAACTCCTAACAGAGACAGTCAAGACAAGGTTGGGGCAAAGCATGAGATCTAAACTGGTTCTACTGCATTAGTTACAGTATACCTCTCTTCTTACAGAACAGAGGTATTTTTGTGTTGAAATCACCTCTGTCACGTACAAGCTGTGTGTTGATGGAAGTACTGCAGATACTTGGGTTATTTCTGTCTGACCCCCGAGGACGAGACGAGTGAGAGCTCAGGGTTTAGATTTAGACCAACACGGCAACCAGATGGGATCAGTTCATTTTACTAGTACTTGACATGCAACAAGTGACTGATATGTTTCTGCAAGGTTGACAGTACTTATGGTATTTGATGTTCACATATCATCAAAATTGGTTATTTTTCGAACAGCACACTAACAAATATGACTAACTTatagtatttttattttgttacagcTTTTCTCAAACAGTTTCTCATTCAAAGTGTTCAACAGCAAACAAGGAAGTTCTAGTTTACTAATCTTGAGTCATCTCTCTAATCTAATCTCTAATGATCTAACGtatcctcctctccttcagtaCTCACTCTTTATCTATTTTAACCCCCTCACTCTCACGGCATTTCCTGATCCAGGGCTTGTGTGCGCGCTGCCAGAGCTAGCGACAGTCTCCGGAGCGCCCCTTGGTGCTGGGGTAGCTCCTCACCCACACGGTGCAGGACGGTGCTGACAGTATGCACGCGCTCCATTTGGTTTCGCAGAGCGGTGTCCACAGACTCAGTGTTGGGGGAGGCCTTGTAGCTGCCGTCACACACCCCCTGCAGCTTCTTGGTTCGACTCTGCAGTGCCACCAGGTGGGCTAGGTTCTTAAGGGAAAAAAAGATACTGTAAGATAAACAACCAGCCCACTGTTTACAGTTGGATGGTGTTGTAGATGCAGATTGCAACACTGACAACACACAATGGAAAAATAATGAGTACTCATATGTGGTGTTCTTAATTAGTGGGAGGGTTTTCCCCGAGGGACAACTATGATTCTCAGATTGGTGGAGGAAGACCTGACCAAGAGTCATGCTCTAAATAATACTGTCACCACACCTTCACTAGAgttattgatgtgtgtgttttaggtcTGAATGGACACATACCAGTGTCTAGTGCTTTGTGATTATCCAAACAATGGAGTAAGTGTATTGTGTAAGAATTGTGGGAACTAAACTAAAAGTTTAACAAAGTAACTGACAGAATGTATCACTGTTGTGTAATGCTGTACAGCATCTCCTCCTTACCCTGTCTTTAGTATCCTGAAGGTTTCCAATGTCTGGGTCAAGGCCGTAGCTGTTGCTGCACAGTTCtatcagctgctgcctctgttgtTCGAGCTTGTCGCTCAAGCTCACCTGACTTTCTCGTTGCTCCCTGATCACCTGTTCATACTCCGCCACACGCTGAAAATAAGAGTATGAAGTGATAAACCCTCCAGTCACATTTGCAGAAACTGACTTGCACTCCTTCTACTGTACCTTATGCGTGTCCTTGATCTTGGCCTGCAGGCCCTGTGTGACTAGTGTCAGTTCACCCACTGTGGTCTGTTTGTGGGAACTGTGGAGCATTGCCTCCCTGCGGAGCACTATGGTCTCCCTCCTCGCCACCGTTGCTTCACTttccctcagcagctgctcctgcagcttcatCAGTTTGTTAAGTCGCAccttcacagtcacacacacacacgcatatcaAGTCTACAAACATTAGCAGTTGAAACACAAGATAAACGCTTGGTGCATTTGCTGAAGGGATACTAGaaaatcatatactgtacactgtactgtaaaaataaTTAGTGTTTACTTTATCTTTGATTAATCATAGTGTgctatactatactgtatactgtacctcCATACGGTGTATCTCAGCCTTCATTGTCTGAATGTCTCCCAAGCCGGAGTCCACGACTGAATGAGTCTCTTTAATAAGCTGGGTCTTCTTCTCCCACAGCATGATCTGCCTCCTGCAggccacacatgcacataacaAAACATTTTCTTAATAGCTCATGGCTCATGCTCAAAtaagaaaaatagaaacaatTTATAAAGTCAATAACCTGTCAACAAATGATAAAGAAAAGACATGGAATTTATGAATCCATGAGATCACAGAAAACACTTGATGTTACTATTTATGTAAATACATCTACACATTTTGTTTGATATTACAGAGTAATTTATTGGAAGATAAACAGATAATTGTGAACTTAAATATGAGACTGACTCAGCTTCCACCAGACAGTTGAGGAGAcgttctttttcttcttgggTCTTTTCATATTTCATCTGTATTTCAACGCACTCCCACTCTGCTGCCTAGAAACACCACATGTGATAAAAATTGTTTACTATATAAACAACAGAACGTACAgtaaaaaaatggaaacaatCACAGTGGACTGGTTCTGCCTTGAGTCTGTGAAGGATGTCCGACTCCATCAGAGtgctctcctgctccagcgctTGGCTCAGCTGCCCGTTCTTGCTCAGCAGGGTGTTGAGTTTCACCAAGTCTCCCTTCAGCATCTTAGCATTTTTCTCCAGTTCTGCCTGCTCTCGGTGTTCAGCGTCTGTCTTATCTGGTGGGGTTAGTACAGATGTTCGAAGTTAGGTGCAGGCATGTTTTCATCTTGCGTGAACTGCTTTTGTTACAGTAGATGTTGAATTCTACTAAAGTCACTACTAATCTTCCAACTGACTGATTTGGACTGACAGCTTAACTAACTAGCTAGTTTTAAAGTACTAGTACGTACTCCTCAAGCGGATTTTCTTTTGCTGCATGGCTGTGCACTCTGTCTGTAGTTTCAGCATGTTCTTGCTGTTGGCTTCTATCTCCTGCGTCAGCCCTACTAGGGTGCCTTGCTGTTTCATCCAGAGCTGCTGGTCATTTCTGATATTTGTAGCCAACTTCTCAATCTCTGCCCCCAACGTCTCTATTTGGATTTGCATAGGACTCAGGTCTTCATGCTATGAATAGGACATGAGCAAAGTCAGTAACCACAAAAGTTTGATTATTATATTCAATTTAATTCTACACATTAACAGACAACCATTGTTGCTTCCTAAGAATGTCTTACCCCAGTGCTGGCTGTGATTTGGCAGATCTTCTGGTGGTACTTGGATATCGTAGCCTGCTTCTGCCCAATGACTGTAATGAAGGAAGAAACCTTGGCCTGGTTGGACGCCAGTAACTGGTTATATACTGAAATCTCCTCATCAAGGGCCTCCTGGGTTGTGGCCAGGCTGTCCACATGTTGGCTAACCTTGCTGCTCTCTAGTCTCACCAACATTAATTCATTTTCCAGCTGCCAAAGCTGAGAGATCTAAATTGGAGAGTGCTAGATTATTAAAATATCATACTAATCTGTCTCGTGTGGTTTCTAAATTCCTGTTTTTACCTTGTCTTTCTTTAGTGTGGCCATCTTGTTGGTGAGCCGTTGAGAATACTTGGCAGCCTTGTTGTGGGTGAGCTTCTGCTGCATATTGCTCATGACCTTATCTTCCAAATCTAGACGCACTGCACTCTCTTTCTCCAACTGCCTCCTTAGATCATTCACTTGAGCCTGGTAGGTACTGGTTTCCTGGAATGATGAATAaagagtgtgagagagaaagtaaATCAAAAATGAAAGATCAGAAGGTAAAAACTAAGACTGTAGATGTAGCAACAAAGACCCAATGAATAGGCACAAACGCCTATTTACCTTTGTAAGGCTCGAGAGGGTGGACCCTGTCTCCCTCAGGGTACGGAGACAGGTGCTGTAGTGAGCTTGAAGGGCCTCCTGCTGCGCCTGCTTTTGACTGATTAGCTTTTTATAGGTGGCACAGTCCATCTGGGACCAATTCAGCTGCATAGTTAGTGTCTCATTTTGCTCTTGTTCTTCTGTGATAGCTTTCTTATAACCTTCAATCTCTCTGCCAAGTAGAATCACCTGGTGCTCAACCTCACTAAgagaaacataaaaaataattattatttattttttatttaattcttcGTATTATTTAATGGTTATTGATTTGGATACGTGATCCCTGTTAATTTATATTCGCTATATACTACTTAAATATCAAAATAGAtcagaaataaatgtttaataatcTCCATGTAAAATTTGGAGTTGGGTGcacatgtacatactgtatgttgtaaacTTACACACAAATGTGAATGATAATATTCCCTTGCCCTTATTCTCACCCCATGGCCTCCTGCATTGCACTGAAAGCCTCATCGCGTTTTCTCATGCCCACCAGGCTGCTGTTCCACTGCTGCAGTAATTGTTTTCGTGCCATTAACAGAGACTCCATTTCCATCTCAGCCTATACACAAAAGCCAAACAACATGAGCGGACAACAACAACGTCACTAGTTTtccttactgtacatttgtttaGTGGCAACAATTACATTTTAGATGCTACTGTTACTCAGGATCCTTTGCATGTGCTAACAGCCAACTGTCAGGTCTCAGGTCTTATTCCATATGATAGTTACCTCTGATAGAGCCTCTTTGGCGGtctgtgtctcctctgcttgGGCTTGGACCTGGGCCTCATACAAGGCTATCTGCTGCGTCAGCTTCTCCATATCATTTATTAGACGCTCCACATAAAGATCCTAAACAAATGGAATATTAACGACTAAACTATAATAATTTAACCACATGTACATACATTATAGTACAATAATACATGTACATATACAAGCTTTTCATTAATCCGACCTGCTTCAGTTTCTGCCCTTCAGCCTGGTTCTTCTCAGCTCCTGCTTTATTTCGGGCATTCTTCAGTGTTTTCAAATTGGAACGCAGATCTTCACTGACTCCTTGTGTAAAGATGAGTTGCAGCATCAGGTTGTCaacctctgtctgcagctgagaggcTATAAAGAAATGCACATGCATCAACACAAATAGAATCCTCTGATGTACAGGATTTGgcaaacacatttaaaagtttAAAGCTTAATTAAGATTAAGATATGATTTTAAACGTTACTTTATTCAAATTaacaaacatatactgtactgtaatagtTGAGTATATGTTATAATAGTTAAGTCAATACAGTCTCACCCTTAGCTTTGGCTTCCCTGTCCTGAATGGTTATATTAGAAAACTGGCTCTTCATTTGATCCAGCCGATCCTGTGTCTGTTGATGTTGGGCTTCAGCCTGTGCCTTGGACTGATTGCGGCCCTCCAGTCTGGTATAGAGTCTGGCTAGCTGCTCTTGAATCCTAAAGATATTAACATCTACCTCCAGCATGTGCTTGGATTCTACCTTCTCTGTTACAAGCTGGGGATGTAGAAGTAGAAGCAAAATCAGTAATCAGAAAATAAAACTGTTGAGATAATCATTACATGTCTTTATTATTTGTTGATCCAGCTAAAGAGGTTTAGTGACCTAAAATACTTTGTTATTGTCATGCATGTATTTCTAGAAGCATGATTAAAACATAACTTTACAGATTTCTGTAAATTATTACACAGATCAACACCACCACTTACTGGATATACTGATACCATGATGAAATAGACAGGAACTGTTTACATCTACATGTATATACTCTATCTGTCTATTTAACCAGGCCTACTAATAAAGCCAAGtaatacatatactgtattgaTGTTCGGCCACCTTTTCCTTCAGTGCCAGGTtgatcatctccagctgcttgCTGAGCTGACTGGTAAGAGCAGCTTGATGCCTTCTGACCAGTGGCtgccaacaaaacaaaatgaatgcaTTTATATAAGGACATCAATTTACATGATTTCATCGCTGTGCACCATAACCCT encodes the following:
- the ccdc40 gene encoding coiled-coil domain-containing protein 40, coding for MQSAGGEEAAEQDGFTENEESVQPQKGPNNGAEPAQEDLSGQDIDNLYLTDAADDPPVATHSVQDVVGDLNILSTLENMEDQEPLQEEEDFIVFDPEHPLVRRHQAALTSQLSKQLEMINLALKEKLVTEKVESKHMLEVDVNIFRIQEQLARLYTRLEGRNQSKAQAEAQHQQTQDRLDQMKSQFSNITIQDREAKAKASQLQTEVDNLMLQLIFTQGVSEDLRSNLKTLKNARNKAGAEKNQAEGQKLKQDLYVERLINDMEKLTQQIALYEAQVQAQAEETQTAKEALSEAEMEMESLLMARKQLLQQWNSSLVGMRKRDEAFSAMQEAMGEVEHQVILLGREIEGYKKAITEEQEQNETLTMQLNWSQMDCATYKKLISQKQAQQEALQAHYSTCLRTLRETGSTLSSLTKETSTYQAQVNDLRRQLEKESAVRLDLEDKVMSNMQQKLTHNKAAKYSQRLTNKMATLKKDKISQLWQLENELMLVRLESSKVSQHVDSLATTQEALDEEISVYNQLLASNQAKVSSFITVIGQKQATISKYHQKICQITASTGHEDLSPMQIQIETLGAEIEKLATNIRNDQQLWMKQQGTLVGLTQEIEANSKNMLKLQTECTAMQQKKIRLRNKTDAEHREQAELEKNAKMLKGDLVKLNTLLSKNGQLSQALEQESTLMESDILHRLKAAEWECVEIQMKYEKTQEEKERLLNCLVEAERQIMLWEKKTQLIKETHSVVDSGLGDIQTMKAEIHRMEVRLNKLMKLQEQLLRESEATVARRETIVLRREAMLHSSHKQTTVGELTLVTQGLQAKIKDTHKRVAEYEQVIREQRESQVSLSDKLEQQRQQLIELCSNSYGLDPDIGNLQDTKDRNLAHLVALQSRTKKLQGVCDGSYKASPNTESVDTALRNQMERVHTVSTVLHRVGEELPQHQGALRRLSLALAARTQALDQEMP